From one Lolium rigidum isolate FL_2022 chromosome 4, APGP_CSIRO_Lrig_0.1, whole genome shotgun sequence genomic stretch:
- the LOC124708026 gene encoding CBL-interacting protein kinase 5-like yields MEKGTVLMNRYELGRILGHGTFAKVYHARSLMTDHHSVAIKVIDKEKVLRVGMIEQIKREISIMRLVRHPNVVQLHEVMASKTKIYFVMEYVRGGELFSRVAKGRLKEDVARKYFQQVIGAIDFCHSRGVYHRDLKLENLLVDDTDNVKVSDFGLSAVRESQRPDGLLHTTCGTPSYVAPEIIDNKGYDGAKADVWSCGIILFVLLAGYLPFYDSNLMEMYRKIGKGEYKTPHWFSDEVRKLLATLLDPNPETRITIEKLIDHPWFRKEYKPAVMPAQPHSPNSLKDVQVAFSTDHEDSKCEKAEQSSSPMKPASLNAFDIISLSHGFDLSGLLEMEQKQKVHELFITKKPASAIVSKLEEIAETEHFNVKKQDGVVKLQGSKEGRKGQLTIDAEIFEVASSCYVVEVTKAAGDTLEYQSFCNKDLRPSLKDICWTSPSEDQLQSVSE; encoded by the coding sequence ATGGAGAAAGGCACCGTCCTGATGAACCGGTACGAGCTCGGCCGCATCCTGGGACATGGAACTTTTGCAAAGGTGTATCATGCTAGGAGCCTTATGACCGATCACCACAGTGTCGCCATCAAGGTCATCGACAAGGAAAAAGTGTTGCGTGTCGGCATGATCGAGCAGATCAAGCGGGAGATCTCTATCATGCGGCTCGTCCGCCACCCCAACGTCGTCCAGCTGCACGAGGTGATGGCCAGCAAGACCAAGATATACTTTGTCATGGAATATGTCCGTGGAGGTGAGCTCTTCAGCAGGGTCGCCAAAGGCCGGCTCAAGGAGGATGTGGCGAGAAAGTACTTCCAGCAGGTGATCGGGGCCATCGATTTCTGCCACAGCCGTGGTGTGTACCACCGGGACCTCAAGCTGGAGAACCTACTCGTTGACGACACCGACAACGTCAAGGTTTCAGACTTTGGGCTCAGCGCCGTGAGGGAGTCTCAGAGGCCAGATGGGCTGCTGCACACCACATGCGGCACGCCTTCGTACGTCGCCCCAGAGATCATCGACAACAAGGGCTACGATGGCGCCAAGGCAGATGTGTGGTCTTGTGGAATCATACTGTTTGTTCTGCTCGCGGGCTACCTTCCATTCTACGATTCCAACCTGATGGAGATGTACAGGAAGATAGGCAAAGGTGAATACAAGACCCCTCACTGGTTCAGCGATGAGGTCCGCAAGCTTCTGGCAACACTTCTTGATCCAAACCCGGAGACCCGCATCACCATCGAGAAGCTAATCGACCATCCGTGGTTCAGGAAGGAGTATAAACCAGCGGTGATGCCGGCACAGCCACACAGCCCAAACAGCTTGAAAGACGTGCAGGTTGCTTTCAGCACCGACCACGAAGATAGCAAGTGTGAGAAGGCAGAACAATCATCAAGCCCCATGAAGCCAGCAAGCTTGAACGCGTTTGACATCATCTCCCTCTCCCATGGATTTGATCTTTCGGGCCTGCTGGAGATGGAGCAAAAGCAGAAGGTGCATGAGCTCTTCATAACAAAGAAGCCAGCTTCAGCAATTGTATCCAAGCTGGAGGAGATTGCTGAGACAGAGCACTTCAATGTGAAGAAACAAGATGGGGTAGTGAAGCTGCAGGGGTCCAAGGAAGGGAGGAAGGGGCAACTCACCATCGATGCGGAGATATTTGAGGTCGCGTCATCCTGCTACGTCGTCGAGGTGACCAAGGCAGCAGGGGACACCTTAGAGTACCAATCATTCTGCAACAAGGACCTAAGGCCTTCCCTCAAGGACATCTGCTGGACCTCGCCGTCAGAGGATCAGCTCCAATCTGTATCCGAGTAG